Proteins encoded by one window of Juglans regia cultivar Chandler chromosome 15, Walnut 2.0, whole genome shotgun sequence:
- the LOC108986687 gene encoding protein MIS12 homolog, with protein MEGGESEAIFESLNLNPQLFINETLNTVDDLVDDAFHFFREQASNRLNTHATDRSEDLTKGIDTVRSIVQSVLDKRLAMWEKYCLRHCFALPQGFSLPKADEPNGDILMCEEPLCDTDLEAQLESLRNKLTVVGRESAVLEREFQSLEKLCASSNRSAGIVNEALELYETNSAHDFFQEMVRTASELRTRMLKLKMGKSVGTEQTKAEMFYNPNRDLSKLDSKGSTTEKLEELQQFLAEMKKL; from the exons ATGGAAGGCGGCGAAAGCGAGGCAATATTCGAGTCGCTGAATCTGAACCCCCAACTCTTCATCAACGAAACCCTAAACACCGTCGACGATTTGGTCGATGACGCTTTCCATTTCTTTCGCGA ACAAGCTTCGAACCGTTTGAACACCCACGCCACCGATAGATCCGAAGATCTAACcaag GGTATTGATACTGTACGGAGTATTGTTCAGTCGGTTTTGGATAAGCGGCTGGCTATGTGGGAGAAGTACTGTCTTCGACACTGCTTTGCTCTTCCTCAAGGGTTTTCCTTACCGAAAGCT GATGAACCAAACGGTGACATTTTGATGTGTGAAGAACCACTCTGTGATACGGATCTTGAAGCACAGTTGGAATCCTTGAGGAACAAACTTACTGTG GTTGGGAGGGAGTCTGCTGTGCTCGAACGTGAGTTCCAATCATTAGAAAAGCTGTGTGCTTCTAGCAATCGGAGTGCTGGAATTGTCAACGAGGCATTAGAACTATACGAGACAAATTCTGCACATGACTTCTTCCAGG AGATGGTGAGAACTGCATCAGAACTCCGGACACGAATGTTAAAGTTGAAAATGGGCAAATCAGTAGGGACTGAACAGACTAAAGCAGAGATGTTTTATAATCCAAACCGAGATTTGTCTAAGTTGGATAGCAAAG GCTCAACAACTGAAAAGTTGGAAGAACTCCAACAATTTTTAGCTGAAATGAAGAAATTGTAA
- the LOC108986686 gene encoding plant cysteine oxidase 3 isoform X2, with protein MFSKFQKASDKVTVFLQIKDSCSMFLRHLSMTKKTSKVQALYDLCSKTFTPSPTPLPSSQAVQRLSSLLDTIGPADLGLKEEQSDDDRGHGIFGLSQLNRVARWAQPITYLDIYECNDFTMCVFCFPTSAVIPLHDHPGMTVFSKVLYGSLHVKAYDWVEPAQIQESKGPSSFPVRLAKLSVDKVLAAPCETTVLYPMSGGNLHCFTALTPCAVLDILSPPYREAAGRKCSYYHDYPYSTFAARNGAGIINGKEEDYAWLAEVETPDDLYMRQGKYAGPAIQA; from the exons atgttttcaaaattccaAAAAGCATCCGATAAGGTGACGGTATTTTTGCAAATCAAAGACAGTTGCTCCATGTTTCTGAGGCACCTAAGCATGACCAAGAAGACGTCCAAAGTCCAGGCTCTCTACGACCTCTGCAGCAAGACCTTCACGCCCTCACCGACACCACTTCCCTCTTCTCAAGCTGTCCAGAGGCTCTCTTCTCTTCTGG ACACAATAGGACCAGCTGATCTTGGGCTTAAAGAGGAACAGTCAGATGATGATCGAGGACATGGAATTTTCGGACTTAGCCAGCTAAACAGGGTAGCACGATGGGCACAACCAATAACTTATCTGGATATTTATGAGTGCAATGATTTTACG ATGTGTGTATTTTGCTTTCCTACTTCCGCAGTTATTCCACTACATGACCATCCTGGGATGACTGTTTTTAGCAAAGTTCTCTATGGCTCCTTGCATGTGAAAGCTTATGATTGGGTTGAGCCTGCCCAAATCCAGGAAAGCAAGGGACCAAGTTCCTTTCCAG TTAGATTGGCAAAGTTGTCAGTTGATAAAGTTTTAGCAGCACCATGTGAAACAACTGTTCTGTACCCAATGAGTGGGGGTAATTTGCATTGTTTTACCGCACTCACCCCTTGTGCTGTGCTTGACATCCTCTCACCTCCCTACAGAGAGGCAGCAGGCAGAAAATGTTCTTACTACCATGACTACCCATACTCAACCTTC GCAGCAAGAAATGGAGCTGGTATAATTAATGGAAAAGAAGAGGACTATGCATGGCTTGCAGAGGTAGAAACACCAGATGATCTCTATATGCGCCAGGGAAAATATGCTGGCCCAGCTATTCAGGCATAG
- the LOC108986686 gene encoding plant cysteine oxidase 3 isoform X1, with amino-acid sequence MFSKFQKASDKVTVFLQIKDSCSMFLRHLSMTKKTSKVQALYDLCSKTFTPSPTPLPSSQAVQRLSSLLDTIGPADLGLKEEQSDDDRGHGIFGLSQLNRVARWAQPITYLDIYECNDFTMCVFCFPTSAVIPLHDHPGMTVFSKVLYGSLHVKAYDWVEPAQIQESKGPSSFPVRLAKLSVDKVLAAPCETTVLYPMSGGNLHCFTALTPCAVLDILSPPYREAAGRKCSYYHDYPYSTFPYSTFSARNGAGIINGKEEDYAWLAEVETPDDLYMRQGKYAGPAIQA; translated from the exons atgttttcaaaattccaAAAAGCATCCGATAAGGTGACGGTATTTTTGCAAATCAAAGACAGTTGCTCCATGTTTCTGAGGCACCTAAGCATGACCAAGAAGACGTCCAAAGTCCAGGCTCTCTACGACCTCTGCAGCAAGACCTTCACGCCCTCACCGACACCACTTCCCTCTTCTCAAGCTGTCCAGAGGCTCTCTTCTCTTCTGG ACACAATAGGACCAGCTGATCTTGGGCTTAAAGAGGAACAGTCAGATGATGATCGAGGACATGGAATTTTCGGACTTAGCCAGCTAAACAGGGTAGCACGATGGGCACAACCAATAACTTATCTGGATATTTATGAGTGCAATGATTTTACG ATGTGTGTATTTTGCTTTCCTACTTCCGCAGTTATTCCACTACATGACCATCCTGGGATGACTGTTTTTAGCAAAGTTCTCTATGGCTCCTTGCATGTGAAAGCTTATGATTGGGTTGAGCCTGCCCAAATCCAGGAAAGCAAGGGACCAAGTTCCTTTCCAG TTAGATTGGCAAAGTTGTCAGTTGATAAAGTTTTAGCAGCACCATGTGAAACAACTGTTCTGTACCCAATGAGTGGGGGTAATTTGCATTGTTTTACCGCACTCACCCCTTGTGCTGTGCTTGACATCCTCTCACCTCCCTACAGAGAGGCAGCAGGCAGAAAATGTTCTTACTACCATGACTACCCATACTCAACCTTCCCATACTCAACCTTCT CAGCAAGAAATGGAGCTGGTATAATTAATGGAAAAGAAGAGGACTATGCATGGCTTGCAGAGGTAGAAACACCAGATGATCTCTATATGCGCCAGGGAAAATATGCTGGCCCAGCTATTCAGGCATAG
- the LOC108986691 gene encoding disease resistance protein RPP8-like isoform X2 codes for MAEYIVSLVLDRIATHLIDEAVSLSKVSTQVEWIEDELRRIQCFLKDADAKQDGDERIRNWIADIRDVAYDSDDVIDIYILKMAQQRKFMCFDYHPFMLGRFIARHKINRQINKVKTKIQQINYSRGTYGIENLGRGGEVTGLAVGRLREKRRSSPHDCEEDTVGLVEDIKMLEARVIHGEPRRSVISIIGMAGLEYRVKEILQYLGKTILELGKADFDTMSNEDLKELLSKFLEERRYIIVLDDIWKIEVWDDLKAAFPDPENGSRIVLTTRFKDIALHADPRSPPHELCLLSDEDSWKLLSKKVCLEWNSTRTLPPWSEELGRQIVKKCGGLPLAIVVLGGLLSRKEASYSEWLKVLQSVHWQLTQDPTLCADILALSYHDLPFYLKPCFLYLGLFPEDFEISARRLILLWVAEGFVQPRGQEPLEDVAEDYLEELIGRSMIQVAARKSNGRIKTCSIHDLLREFAMSKAKEDRFLEVIHQDVKLKSFTRGRHLSVHCRVSPALKNTSKVRSLLCFDLDEPVFREMKKFKLLRVLDLEGIHIARLDSAIGKLVHLRYLGLRGTWLKTLPSSVCYLVKLQTLDLRSTLVSPIPAVVIKLQQLRHLFFNELREIVPSPPPSRTFLPNLQTLHGLSINGTESVENVLNKLTNLRELGLCGELKLQEKALGMWILNLKGLHCLKLHARGLCPPAAAIPKLDFSSHTHLHKLHLVGLVNKTQKFPPNLTELSLKNSFLTEDPMEKLEKLPNLRVLKLKQSSYVGKEMICSSGGFPQLQILKLSFLFIVERWQIAEKAMCSLRELEIVECKRLKIVPRGLWPVSSLCSLRLGYMPADIEMKIQERQGENWYRIKHSLPF; via the exons ATGGCAGAGTACATAGTTTCCTTGGTACTAGATAGAATTGCAACCCACCTCATTGATGAAGCTGTTTCCTTGTCAAAAGTCAGTACACAAGTTGAATGGATCGAAGACGAATTGAGGAGAATCCAATGCTTTCTTAAAGATGCTGATGCAAAGCAAGATGGTGATGAAAGAATTAGAAACTGGATAGCAGACATTCGAGATGTTGCTTATGACAGTGATGATGTTATTGACATCTACATCCTCAAAATGGCACAACAGAGAAAATTCATGTGTTTTGACTACCACCCTTTTATGTTGGGCAGGTTCATAGCTCGCCACAAGATCAACAGGCAGATCAATAAGGTCAAAACtaaaattcaacaaatcaaTTACAGTAGAGGAACTTATGGAATTGAAAATTTAGGGAGAGGGGGAGAAGTGACAGGTCTTGCAGTTGGTAGGCTTCGGGAGAAGAGACGATCCTCTCCTCATGATTGTGAAGAGGACACTGTTGGTTTGGTGGAAGACATAAAGATGTTGGAGGCAAGAGTGATCCATGGGGAGCCGCGGCGATCAGTAATTTCAATCATTGGCATGGCAGGCCTAG AATATAGAGTCAAGGAGATCTTGCAATATTTAGGCAAAACAATATTGGAGCTTGGAAAAGCAGACTTTGACACAATGAGTAACGAGGATTTGAAGGAACTCTTGTCAAAATTCTTGGAGGAGAGGAGGTATATCATAGTGCTTGATGATATTTGGAAAATAGAAGTTTGGGATGATCTCAAAGCAGCCTTTCCAGATCCTGAGAATGGAAGTAGGATAGTGTTAACTACCCGTTTCAAAGATATTGCTTTACATGCCGATCCAAGAAGCCCGCCACACGAGCTATGCCTTCTTAGTGATGAAGATAGCTGGAAATTGTTGTCCAAAAAGGTGTGCCTAGAATGGAACTCCACAAGAACTTTACCTCCATGGTCTGAAGAGCTTGGCAGGCAGATTGTGAAAAAGTGTGGGGGCTTACCTCTTGCTATTGTAGTATTGGGAGGTCTCCTGTCCAGAAAAGAAGCATCCTACAGTGAGTGGCTCAAAGTGTTGCAGAGTGTGCATTGGCAGCTAACACAAGACCCAACTCTATGTGCTGACATCTTAGCATTAAGCTATCACGACTTACCATTCTACTTGAAACCATGTTTTCTCTACTTGGGTCTTTTTCCTGAAGACTTTGAGATTTCGGCCAGGAGGTTGATCTTGTTATGGGTCGCAGAGGGATTTGTACAGCCAAGAGGCCAAGAACCATTGGAAGATGTTGCAGAGGATTACTTGGAGGAACTAATAGGAAGGAGTATGATTCAGGTTGCAGCTAGGAAATCAAATGGAAGAATTAAAACATGCAGTATACATGACCTTTTAAGGGAATTTGCAATGTCAAAAGCTAAGGAGGATCGATTTCTTGAAGTCATTCATCAGGATGTCAAACTTAAGTCCTTTACAAGAGGTCGTCATCTTTCTGTACACTGCAGAGTTTCCCCtgcattaaaaaacacttcaaaGGTCCGCTCCTTACTGTGCTTTGACCTTGATGAACCCGTTTTcagagaaatgaagaaattcAAACTCCTGCGAGTTCTTGACTTAGAAGGCATTCATATAGCTAGGCTTGACTCAGCTATTGGAAAGCTTGTTCATTTGAGGTATTTGGGGTTAAGAGGTACATGGCTAAAAACACTCCCTTCATCAGTTTGCTATCTTGTGAAATTGCAGACTTTAGATCTGAGATCAACTTTAGTCAGTCCTATTCCTGCTGTGGTTATCAAACTGCAGCAACTAAGACACCTATTTTTCAATGAACTTAGGGAGATTGTGCCAAGCCCACCACCCTCTAGAACATTTCTTCCAAATCTCCAAACCTTACATGGGTTGTCCATTAATGGGACTGAAAGTGTAGAGAATGTTTTAAACAAGCTAACCAACCTGAGAGAACTAGGATTGTGCGGAGAACTAAAGTTGCAAGAAAAAGCTTTAGGCATGTGGATTTTGAACCTGAAGGGTCTCCATTGTTTGAAGTTGCACGCAAGAGGATTATGTCCTCCTGCTGCAGCCATCCCAAAGTTGGATTTTTCATCTCACACTCATCTCCACAAGCTGCATTTAGTAGGACTTGTGAATAAGACACAAAAGTTTCCACCAAACCTCACCGAGCTGTCCTTAAAAAACTCCTTTTTGACTGAAGACCCCATGGAGAAGCTGGAGAAGCTGCCAAACCTGAGAGTTCTGAAATTGAAGCAGTCATCATATGTTGGAAAAGAAATGATTTGCAGTAGCGGTGGTTTTCCACAACTGCAGATCTtgaaactttcttttcttttcatagtaGAGAGGTGGCAAATAGCAGAAAAGGCAATGTGCAGTCTGAGAGAATTAGAGATTGTTGAATGCAAGCGGTTGAAGATTGTTCCAAGAGGACTATGGCCAGTAAGTAGTCTTTGCAGTTTAAGATTGGGATATATGCCTGCTGATATTGAAATGAAGATTCAAGAACGTCAGGGTGAAAACTGGTATAGAATTAAGCATTCACTTCCATTTTGA
- the LOC108986691 gene encoding putative disease resistance protein At1g50180 isoform X1: MAEYIVSLVLDRIATHLIDEAVSLSKVSTQVEWIEDELRRIQCFLKDADAKQDGDERIRNWIADIRDVAYDSDDVIDIYILKMAQQRKFMCFDYHPFMLGRFIARHKINRQINKVKTKIQQINYSRGTYGIENLGRGGEVTGLAVGRLREKRRSSPHDCEEDTVGLVEDIKMLEARVIHGEPRRSVISIIGMAGLGKTTLSKKIYHSSFIKKHFDYCAWVYVSQEYRVKEILQYLGKTILELGKADFDTMSNEDLKELLSKFLEERRYIIVLDDIWKIEVWDDLKAAFPDPENGSRIVLTTRFKDIALHADPRSPPHELCLLSDEDSWKLLSKKVCLEWNSTRTLPPWSEELGRQIVKKCGGLPLAIVVLGGLLSRKEASYSEWLKVLQSVHWQLTQDPTLCADILALSYHDLPFYLKPCFLYLGLFPEDFEISARRLILLWVAEGFVQPRGQEPLEDVAEDYLEELIGRSMIQVAARKSNGRIKTCSIHDLLREFAMSKAKEDRFLEVIHQDVKLKSFTRGRHLSVHCRVSPALKNTSKVRSLLCFDLDEPVFREMKKFKLLRVLDLEGIHIARLDSAIGKLVHLRYLGLRGTWLKTLPSSVCYLVKLQTLDLRSTLVSPIPAVVIKLQQLRHLFFNELREIVPSPPPSRTFLPNLQTLHGLSINGTESVENVLNKLTNLRELGLCGELKLQEKALGMWILNLKGLHCLKLHARGLCPPAAAIPKLDFSSHTHLHKLHLVGLVNKTQKFPPNLTELSLKNSFLTEDPMEKLEKLPNLRVLKLKQSSYVGKEMICSSGGFPQLQILKLSFLFIVERWQIAEKAMCSLRELEIVECKRLKIVPRGLWPVSSLCSLRLGYMPADIEMKIQERQGENWYRIKHSLPF, encoded by the coding sequence ATGGCAGAGTACATAGTTTCCTTGGTACTAGATAGAATTGCAACCCACCTCATTGATGAAGCTGTTTCCTTGTCAAAAGTCAGTACACAAGTTGAATGGATCGAAGACGAATTGAGGAGAATCCAATGCTTTCTTAAAGATGCTGATGCAAAGCAAGATGGTGATGAAAGAATTAGAAACTGGATAGCAGACATTCGAGATGTTGCTTATGACAGTGATGATGTTATTGACATCTACATCCTCAAAATGGCACAACAGAGAAAATTCATGTGTTTTGACTACCACCCTTTTATGTTGGGCAGGTTCATAGCTCGCCACAAGATCAACAGGCAGATCAATAAGGTCAAAACtaaaattcaacaaatcaaTTACAGTAGAGGAACTTATGGAATTGAAAATTTAGGGAGAGGGGGAGAAGTGACAGGTCTTGCAGTTGGTAGGCTTCGGGAGAAGAGACGATCCTCTCCTCATGATTGTGAAGAGGACACTGTTGGTTTGGTGGAAGACATAAAGATGTTGGAGGCAAGAGTGATCCATGGGGAGCCGCGGCGATCAGTAATTTCAATCATTGGCATGGCAGGCCTAGGTAAGACTACACTTTCCAAGAAGATTTACCATTCTAGCTTTATCAAGAAGCATTTTGATTATTGTGCCTGGGTTTATGTTTCTCAAGAATATAGAGTCAAGGAGATCTTGCAATATTTAGGCAAAACAATATTGGAGCTTGGAAAAGCAGACTTTGACACAATGAGTAACGAGGATTTGAAGGAACTCTTGTCAAAATTCTTGGAGGAGAGGAGGTATATCATAGTGCTTGATGATATTTGGAAAATAGAAGTTTGGGATGATCTCAAAGCAGCCTTTCCAGATCCTGAGAATGGAAGTAGGATAGTGTTAACTACCCGTTTCAAAGATATTGCTTTACATGCCGATCCAAGAAGCCCGCCACACGAGCTATGCCTTCTTAGTGATGAAGATAGCTGGAAATTGTTGTCCAAAAAGGTGTGCCTAGAATGGAACTCCACAAGAACTTTACCTCCATGGTCTGAAGAGCTTGGCAGGCAGATTGTGAAAAAGTGTGGGGGCTTACCTCTTGCTATTGTAGTATTGGGAGGTCTCCTGTCCAGAAAAGAAGCATCCTACAGTGAGTGGCTCAAAGTGTTGCAGAGTGTGCATTGGCAGCTAACACAAGACCCAACTCTATGTGCTGACATCTTAGCATTAAGCTATCACGACTTACCATTCTACTTGAAACCATGTTTTCTCTACTTGGGTCTTTTTCCTGAAGACTTTGAGATTTCGGCCAGGAGGTTGATCTTGTTATGGGTCGCAGAGGGATTTGTACAGCCAAGAGGCCAAGAACCATTGGAAGATGTTGCAGAGGATTACTTGGAGGAACTAATAGGAAGGAGTATGATTCAGGTTGCAGCTAGGAAATCAAATGGAAGAATTAAAACATGCAGTATACATGACCTTTTAAGGGAATTTGCAATGTCAAAAGCTAAGGAGGATCGATTTCTTGAAGTCATTCATCAGGATGTCAAACTTAAGTCCTTTACAAGAGGTCGTCATCTTTCTGTACACTGCAGAGTTTCCCCtgcattaaaaaacacttcaaaGGTCCGCTCCTTACTGTGCTTTGACCTTGATGAACCCGTTTTcagagaaatgaagaaattcAAACTCCTGCGAGTTCTTGACTTAGAAGGCATTCATATAGCTAGGCTTGACTCAGCTATTGGAAAGCTTGTTCATTTGAGGTATTTGGGGTTAAGAGGTACATGGCTAAAAACACTCCCTTCATCAGTTTGCTATCTTGTGAAATTGCAGACTTTAGATCTGAGATCAACTTTAGTCAGTCCTATTCCTGCTGTGGTTATCAAACTGCAGCAACTAAGACACCTATTTTTCAATGAACTTAGGGAGATTGTGCCAAGCCCACCACCCTCTAGAACATTTCTTCCAAATCTCCAAACCTTACATGGGTTGTCCATTAATGGGACTGAAAGTGTAGAGAATGTTTTAAACAAGCTAACCAACCTGAGAGAACTAGGATTGTGCGGAGAACTAAAGTTGCAAGAAAAAGCTTTAGGCATGTGGATTTTGAACCTGAAGGGTCTCCATTGTTTGAAGTTGCACGCAAGAGGATTATGTCCTCCTGCTGCAGCCATCCCAAAGTTGGATTTTTCATCTCACACTCATCTCCACAAGCTGCATTTAGTAGGACTTGTGAATAAGACACAAAAGTTTCCACCAAACCTCACCGAGCTGTCCTTAAAAAACTCCTTTTTGACTGAAGACCCCATGGAGAAGCTGGAGAAGCTGCCAAACCTGAGAGTTCTGAAATTGAAGCAGTCATCATATGTTGGAAAAGAAATGATTTGCAGTAGCGGTGGTTTTCCACAACTGCAGATCTtgaaactttcttttcttttcatagtaGAGAGGTGGCAAATAGCAGAAAAGGCAATGTGCAGTCTGAGAGAATTAGAGATTGTTGAATGCAAGCGGTTGAAGATTGTTCCAAGAGGACTATGGCCAGTAAGTAGTCTTTGCAGTTTAAGATTGGGATATATGCCTGCTGATATTGAAATGAAGATTCAAGAACGTCAGGGTGAAAACTGGTATAGAATTAAGCATTCACTTCCATTTTGA
- the LOC108986690 gene encoding probable disease resistance RPP8-like protein 2, whose protein sequence is MLEARVIHGEPRRSVISIIGMAGLEYRVKEILQYLGKTILGLGKADFDTMSNEDLKELLSKFLEERRYIIVLDDIWKIEVWDDLKAAFPDAENGSRIVLTTRFKDVALHADPRSPPHELCLLSDEDSWKLLSKKVCLEWNSIRTLPPWSEELGRQIVKKCGGLPLAIVVLGGLLSRKEASYSEWLKVLQSVHWQLTQDPTLCADILALSYHDLPYYLKPCFLYLGLFPEDFEISARRLILLWVAEGFVQPRGQEPLEDVAEDYLEELIGRSMIQVAARKSNGRIKTCSIHDLLREFAMSKAKEDRFLEVIHQDVKLKSFTRGRHLAVHCRVPPALKNTSKVRSLLCFDLNEPVFREIKKFKLLRVLDLEGIHIARLDSAVGKLVHLRYLGLRGTWLKTLPSSVCYLVKLQTLDLRSTLVSPIPAVVIKLQQLRHLFFNELGEIVPSPPPSRTFLPNLKTLHGLSINGTESVENVLNKLTNLRELGLCGELKLQEKALGMWILNLKGLHCLKLHARKLSPPAAAIPKLDFSSHTHLHKLHLVGLMNKTQKFPPNLTELSLQNSFLTEDPMEKLEKLPNLRVLKLKQSSYVGKEMICSSGGFPQLKILKLSFLYSVEMWRIAEKAMCNLRELEIVECKRLKIVPRGLWPVTSLCSLRLGYMPLDIEMKVQERQGENWYRIEHKLPF, encoded by the exons ATGTTGGAGGCAAGAGTGATCCATGGGGAGCCGCGGCGATCAGTAATTTCAATCATTGGCATGGCAGGCCTAG AATATAGAGTCAAGGAGATCTTGCAATATTTAGGCAAAACAATATTGGGGCTTGGAAAAGCAGACTTTGACACAATGAGTAACGAGGATTTGAAGGAACTCTTGTCAAAATTCTTGGAGGAGAGGAGGTATATCATAGTGCTTGATGATATTTGGAAAATAGAAGTTTGGGATGATCTCAAAGCAGCCTTTCCAGATGCAGAGAATGGAAGTAGGATAGTGTTAACGACCCGTTTCAAAGATGTTGCTTTACATGCTGATCCAAGAAGTCCGCCACACGAGCTATGCCTTCTTAGTGATGAGGATAGCTGGAAATTGTTGTCCAAAAAGGTGTGCCTAGAATGGAACTCCATAAGAACTTTACCTCCATGGTCTGAAGAGCTTGGCAGGCAGATTGTGAAAAAGTGTGGGGGCTTACCTCTTGCTATTGTAGTATTGGGAGGTCTCCTGTCCAGAAAAGAAGCATCCTACAGTGAGTGGCTCAAAGTGTTGCAGAGTGTGCATTGGCAGCTAACACAAGACCCAACTCTATGTGCTGACATCTTAGCATTAAGCTATCATGACTTACCATACTACTTGAAACCATGTTTCCTCTACTTGGGTCTTTTTCCTGAAGACTTTGAGATTTCGGCCAGGAGGTTGATCTTGCTATGGGTTGCAGAGGGATTTGTACAGCCAAGAGGCCAAGAACCATTGGAAGATGTTGCAGAGGATTACTTGGAGGAACTAATAGGAAGGAGTATGATTCAGGTTGCAGCTAGGAAATCAAATGGAAGAATTAAAACATGCAGTATACATGACCTTTTAAGGGAATTTGCAATGTCAAAAGCTAAGGAGGATCGATTTCTTGAAGTCATTCATCAGGATGTCAAACTTAAGTCCTTTACAAGAGGTCGTCATCTTGCTGTACACTGCAGAGTTCCTCCtgcattaaaaaacacttcaaaGGTCCGCTCCTTACTGTGCTTTGACCTTAATGAACCCGTTTtcagagaaataaagaaattcaaACTCCTGCGAGTTCTTGACTTAGAAGGCATTCATATAGCTAGGCTTGACTCAGCTGTTGGAAAGCTTGTTCATTTGAGGTATTTGGGGTTAAGAGGTACATGGCTAAAAACACTCCCTTCATCAGTTTGCTATCTTGTGAAATTGCAGACTTTAGATCTGAGATCAACTTTAGTCAGTCCTATTCCTGCTGTGGTTATCAAACTGCAGCAACTAAGACACCTATTTTTCAATGAACTTGGGGAGATTGTGCCAAGCCCACCACCCTCTAGAACATTTCttccaaatctcaaaacctTACATGGGTTGTCCATTAATGGGACTGAAAGTGTAGAGAATGTTTTAAACAAGCTAACCAACCTAAGAGAACTAGGATTGTGCGGAGAACTAAAGTTGCAAGAAAAAGCTTTAGGCATGTGGATTTTGAACCTGAAGGGTCTCCATTGTTTGAAGTTGCATGCAAGAAAATTATCTCCTCCTGCTGCAGCCATCCCAAAGTTGGACTTTTCATCTCACACTCATCTCCACAAGCTGCACTTAGTAGGACTTATGAATAAGACACAAAAGTTTCCACCAAACCTCACCGAGCTGTCCTTACAAAACTCCTTTCTGACTGAAGACCCCATGGAAAAGCTGGAGAAGCTGCCAAACCTGAGAGTTCTGAAATTGAAGCAGTCATCATATGTTGGAAAAGAAATGATTTGCAGTAGCGGGGGTTTTCCACAACTGAAGATCTtgaaactttcttttctttactcAGTAGAGATGTGGCGAATAGCAGAAAAAGCAATGTGCAATCTGAGAGAATTAGAGATTGTTGAATGCAAGCGGTTGAAGATTGTTCCAAGAGGACTATGGCCTGTAACTAGCCTTTGCAGTTTAAGATTGGGATATATGCCTCTTGATATTGAAATGAAGGTTCAAGAACGTCAGGGTGAAAACTGGTATAGAATTGAGCATAAACTTCCATTTTGA